A window of the Strix aluco isolate bStrAlu1 unplaced genomic scaffold, bStrAlu1.hap1 HAP1_SCAFFOLD_82, whole genome shotgun sequence genome harbors these coding sequences:
- the LOC141919093 gene encoding uncharacterized protein LOC141919093: MSKCDPLRTHIPFLVGKRKLMGTLPAVDVCDEVLLRGEGIDKLYDLLEAHRSRPSVQGLDWARKHWFQVQSLVDRIRVLQKEAKVKKGKGKSIICAVLGASLVAAMEEKKEKSRQDDIVIDSLQSAIQSLQNQLREAKEVIEEQKEQIMILKSELREQLLAETDTLAEAQVKLLEKGIRQIYPQGDLQKAKETVESLPHMYPLVKTEYIYEDDSDNRPQVITKEVPFTSTELAKLKKDFARTAKESETEYVWRVSLSGGDGILLSEKEAEGYWGPGVFLTTGDHRAPWSLTQRVAYWAGGLNPLERRDPLAITGTVDQLVESVQKAACLQMMYDQELKPNQGSPMMMPVDPERMTPLIRGLPDSLKPIGIQLQGKIQNSSNVERMTASLEGIVTPDHRQPGRKVWTWGEVAQELINFGRKYGPVSGSSQRIETRILRAAEKIIGRQSSMKKGQGLGSPRFQNSGRERPLTRQGLWQLGLQKGVPRDLMDGLTTKKLEQLVYNWSGQKVPSRPTPSAPPIVSDPPLIDLGEEPTGEKKVAGN, encoded by the coding sequence ATGTCAAagtgtgaccctctcaggacgCATATCCCCTTTTTAGTTGGAAAGAGAAAATTGATGGGAACCTTGCCGGCAGTCGATGTTTGTGATGAGGTGCTCTTGCGGGGCGAAGGAATAGATAAGTTATATGATCTTTTGGAGGCGCACCGGTCTCGTCCCTCGGTCCAGGGACTTGATTGGGCGAGAAAACATTGGTTCCAGGTGCAGAGTCTGGTGGATAGAATCAGGGTGTTACAAAAGGAAGCTAAAGttaagaagggaaaaggaaaatctataatTTGTGCAGTACTAGGAGCGAGTCTAGTAGCTGcgatggaagagaaaaaagagaagtctCGCCAAGATGACATTGTCATAGACTCCCTGCAGTCGGCCATACAAAGCCTGCAGAATCAATTGAGAGAAGCCAAAGAAGTAATAGAGGAGCAAAAGGAGCAAATCATGATACTGAAGAGTGAGTTGAGGGAACAACTTTTGGCAGAGACAGACACACTGGCGGAGGCACAAGTGAAGCTTTTAGAGAAAGGAATACGTCAAATTTACCCACAAGGGGatctgcagaaggcaaaggaaaccGTAGAAAGTCTTCCCCATATGTATCCTTTGGTCAAAACAGAATATATATATGAGGACGATAGTGATAATCGTCCTCAAGTAAttaccaaagaagtcccatttacatcaaccgaattggcaaagttgaaaaaagattttgcaaggactgcaaaggaatcagagacggaatatgtgtggagagtgtctttgtcaggaggggatggaatcttattgtcagagaaggaagcagagggatattggggtccgggtgtGTTTTTGACTACCGGTGACCACCGAGCCCCATGGTCATTAACTCAGAGAGTCGCGTAttgggctggagggctgaaccccttggagaggcgggatccccttgccataacaggtacAGTGGATCAGCTAGtagaaagtgtgcagaaggcagcctgtctgcagatgatgtatgatcaGGAGCTCAAGCCTAATCagggctccccgatgatgatgcctgtggacccagagaggatgactcccctgatacgaggacttcctgactccctaaaacccattggcattcagttacaaggaaaaattcaaaatagttcCAATGTAGAGAGAATGACGGCCAGTCTTGAGGGGATAGTGACTCCTGACCACCGACAGccagggaggaaagtatggacatggggagaggtggCCCAAGAACtaattaattttgggagaaagtATGGCCCCGTCAGCGGGTCGTCGCAAAGGATAGAAACCAGGATTTTACGGGCTGCAGAGAAAATTATCGGTCGACAATCATCTATGAAGAAGGGCCAAGGCCTGGGATCACCCCGATTTCAGAACTCTGGGAGAGAGAGAcccctaactcgacagggactgtggcaactagggcttcagaaaggtgTTCCCCGTGACTTGATGGATGGGCTTACCACGaaaaaattagagcaacttgtgTACAACTGGTCAGGAcaaaaggtcccttccagaccAACCCCAAGTGCCCCACCAATAGTGAGCGATCCACCCCTGATAGACCTTGGGGAGGAACcgactggagaaaagaaggtggcgGGAAACTAG